The Acidianus manzaensis genome has a window encoding:
- a CDS encoding NAD(P)/FAD-dependent oxidoreductase — protein MSEYDMTIIGGGPVGLFGAFYATLRDLKTIVIDSQDELGGQLVSLYPEKMVYDVGGYPGILGYDLAQKLVEQAKMFSPELRTKEFVNDLQRTDDGMWIVKTDKGTQVKTKTVLIAIGIGKIMPSRLGAKGEIEYENKGLYYAVRRKKDFEGKRILIVGGGDAAVDWALTLAPIAKSVTLIHRRDQFRAHERSVKQLFQVATVYTWHELKEVKGDGSKVTQAIIFDNRTKEDKTLDVDSIIISIGYKGDLGNLPKWGIQMKGRDVIVNSRMETNLPGVYAAGDIALQEGTPKLALIAVGFGQVAIATSVAKKYIDPSASLFAGHSSEMDKFKKE, from the coding sequence ATGTCAGAATACGACATGACAATAATTGGAGGAGGCCCTGTAGGCTTATTTGGGGCTTTTTATGCTACATTAAGAGACTTAAAAACTATAGTTATAGATTCTCAAGACGAATTAGGAGGACAACTAGTATCACTATATCCAGAAAAAATGGTATACGATGTAGGAGGATACCCAGGTATCTTAGGCTATGATTTAGCCCAAAAACTAGTTGAACAGGCCAAAATGTTCTCTCCAGAATTAAGAACTAAAGAATTTGTTAACGATTTACAGAGAACAGATGATGGAATGTGGATAGTAAAGACTGATAAAGGAACTCAAGTAAAAACTAAAACAGTTCTAATAGCTATCGGTATAGGAAAAATAATGCCTTCAAGATTAGGTGCTAAAGGTGAAATAGAATATGAAAATAAAGGATTATACTATGCAGTAAGGAGAAAGAAAGACTTCGAAGGAAAGAGAATACTGATAGTAGGAGGAGGAGATGCTGCAGTAGACTGGGCATTAACATTAGCACCTATAGCTAAATCAGTAACTCTAATTCACAGAAGAGATCAGTTTAGGGCTCATGAAAGAAGTGTAAAACAATTATTTCAAGTAGCTACAGTATATACATGGCATGAATTGAAAGAAGTTAAGGGAGATGGAAGTAAAGTAACACAAGCTATAATTTTCGACAATAGAACTAAAGAAGATAAAACCCTAGATGTTGACTCTATAATTATAAGTATAGGCTATAAAGGAGATTTAGGAAACTTACCGAAATGGGGAATACAAATGAAAGGAAGAGATGTTATAGTAAATTCAAGAATGGAAACTAATTTACCCGGAGTTTACGCTGCAGGAGATATTGCATTACAAGAAGGGACTCCAAAATTGGCATTAATAGCTGTGGGTTTTGGACAAGTAGCTATTGCTACTAGTGTAGCTAAGAAATATATAGATCCTTCAGCATCATTATTCGCTGGACATAGTTCGGAGATGGATAAATTCAAGAAAGAATAA
- a CDS encoding YhbY family RNA-binding protein encodes MNSEINDVKQQHATIRIGKNGLTDGILNEIKRQLKQKKIIKIKIASEINEDRRDFAKRVAEITESELIEVRGYTFILRKND; translated from the coding sequence ATGAACTCAGAAATAAACGATGTAAAACAACAACATGCAACAATTAGAATAGGTAAAAATGGATTAACTGATGGTATTTTAAATGAAATAAAAAGACAATTAAAACAGAAAAAGATAATTAAAATAAAAATTGCGTCAGAAATAAACGAAGATAGAAGAGACTTTGCTAAAAGAGTAGCTGAAATTACAGAATCAGAACTTATAGAAGTTAGAGGATATACATTTATCCTGAGGAAAAATGATTAG
- a CDS encoding methyltransferase, whose protein sequence is MLNKTPKLRDIIKGVRSFYVIGNIAIVSPRTEVDKEELAKAIMTISPRVKAVYIKRRVKGNFRISELEFAGGQHITETVFKENNLRFYIDISKVYVNPSLGSERLNIRNEVEKNERILDAFTAYGGIALNVSLVSNYLVAGDLNIDGLYMLKKSIELNKKCIREIDIVQYDATFLPFRDKSFDKVYADNPTMIRNFISELCRITKHILIIYILDKEENLHNINSDRWVKINEYSKDLFIFKGYIRCDNSN, encoded by the coding sequence GTGTTGAATAAAACTCCTAAACTAAGGGATATAATAAAAGGAGTAAGAAGTTTCTACGTCATAGGAAATATAGCAATAGTTTCTCCAAGAACTGAAGTAGATAAAGAAGAATTAGCTAAAGCAATTATGACAATTTCTCCAAGAGTAAAGGCAGTATATATAAAAAGAAGAGTTAAAGGAAACTTCAGAATAAGCGAATTAGAATTTGCTGGAGGACAACATATTACAGAAACGGTTTTCAAGGAAAATAACTTAAGATTTTATATAGATATTTCTAAAGTTTACGTTAATCCTTCACTAGGATCTGAAAGATTAAATATAAGGAACGAAGTAGAAAAAAATGAGAGAATTCTGGATGCGTTTACTGCATATGGAGGAATAGCATTAAATGTATCATTAGTTAGTAACTACCTAGTAGCTGGAGATCTTAATATAGATGGCTTATATATGCTAAAAAAATCTATAGAACTAAATAAGAAGTGTATAAGAGAAATTGATATTGTACAGTATGATGCAACATTTTTGCCTTTTAGGGATAAATCTTTTGATAAAGTATATGCAGATAATCCTACAATGATAAGGAATTTTATTTCTGAATTGTGTAGAATAACAAAACATATTTTAATTATCTATATTTTGGATAAAGAAGAGAATTTACATAATATAAATTCAGATAGATGGGTTAAAATTAACGAATATTCTAAGGACCTCTTCATCTTTAAGGGGTATATCAGATGCGATAACAGTAACTAA
- a CDS encoding MFS transporter, whose translation MKGYSIIIARIIYSISWFYLAPAIPMLISKFQIPEYLSGFIPFSFFLGSGIMQLPSAFLSSKIGVKRALVLGLIIMSISSALVGISGNFYELLISYFIGGVGASMFFSTGAAILTLLNEKNVGKVLGIYNAAFSIGGIIGLNWIFLYDRIGFQLSTILLSIITLIVAFLNIDKPNYKPNWNFIKDKVSLFVGISTSGVWGIYYVIGELFPNFSKIYLHLQVIQGSEFTAVLLISAMIGGLLGFLSDRFDKIKLLVISSLLGIFPSLFLYTRYYLIGIIILGIFNELAISVTYTIVSSKKSINAGITLAEVNSINILLGSLFEPLSSLLGYNVWILESIISVFPLFLLAKIKLNA comes from the coding sequence TTGAAAGGATATAGCATAATCATTGCTAGAATAATATATTCAATAAGCTGGTTTTATTTAGCCCCTGCAATTCCCATGCTTATAAGCAAATTTCAAATTCCCGAATATTTATCTGGATTTATCCCTTTTTCGTTCTTTTTAGGCTCAGGTATTATGCAATTACCGTCAGCTTTTCTTTCATCAAAGATAGGGGTTAAAAGAGCTCTAGTCCTAGGTCTAATTATAATGTCAATATCTTCAGCACTGGTAGGTATATCAGGAAATTTTTACGAACTTTTAATATCTTATTTTATAGGTGGAGTTGGCGCTTCAATGTTTTTCTCTACTGGCGCAGCAATTCTAACTTTATTGAATGAAAAAAATGTTGGAAAAGTACTTGGTATATATAACGCTGCGTTTAGCATAGGAGGAATAATAGGATTAAATTGGATTTTCTTATATGATAGAATAGGATTTCAATTATCTACAATACTACTCTCTATTATTACTTTGATCGTAGCATTTTTGAATATAGATAAACCTAACTATAAGCCTAACTGGAATTTTATTAAAGATAAGGTCAGCTTATTTGTAGGTATTTCCACGTCAGGAGTTTGGGGAATATATTATGTTATAGGAGAATTATTTCCAAACTTTAGTAAAATTTATCTTCATCTCCAAGTTATTCAAGGTAGTGAATTTACCGCAGTATTACTTATTTCAGCTATGATTGGAGGCTTATTAGGGTTTTTAAGTGATAGATTTGATAAAATTAAACTTCTTGTAATTTCGTCATTACTTGGAATATTTCCTTCATTATTTTTATATACACGTTATTATTTAATAGGAATCATAATTTTAGGAATTTTTAATGAACTTGCTATTTCAGTAACTTATACGATAGTGTCAAGTAAAAAGAGTATAAATGCTGGAATCACACTAGCTGAAGTTAATTCAATTAATATATTATTAGGAAGTCTATTTGAACCATTATCTAGCTTATTAGGATACAATGTTTGGATATTAGAAAGTATAATTTCCGTATTTCCATTGTTCTTATTAGCAAAAATTAAGTTGAACGCCTAA
- a CDS encoding 16S rRNA methyltransferase: protein MLNVILLDSGLELVPKEIINEKSVIQNAKKRGKNPEETLLDISIHFHAMKKLDYWQKRGRPDIIHMALIMLLSERDLIKNLYIHTINSKIIKVNTKMRPPKNYNRFVPLMEQLLKIGKVPPNSAEPLMEILNIKLKDLTKEYVPILLSEHGEKTKITSLCNDKFLIGVGGFQHGDFSEEVKDVFTKSFSISEKILETQQVVCRLISFCNSI, encoded by the coding sequence ATGCTTAATGTAATTTTACTAGATTCTGGCCTTGAATTAGTCCCTAAAGAAATTATCAATGAAAAATCAGTTATACAGAACGCAAAAAAGAGGGGTAAAAATCCAGAAGAAACACTGTTAGACATATCAATTCATTTTCATGCAATGAAAAAATTAGATTATTGGCAAAAAAGAGGAAGACCAGACATAATACATATGGCTTTAATAATGTTATTATCAGAAAGAGATCTTATAAAGAATTTATATATTCATACAATAAATTCTAAAATAATAAAAGTAAACACAAAAATGCGACCCCCAAAGAATTATAATAGATTCGTTCCTCTTATGGAACAACTATTAAAAATTGGAAAAGTACCTCCTAATTCTGCAGAACCGCTAATGGAAATACTTAATATAAAATTAAAAGATTTGACGAAAGAATATGTTCCTATTTTATTATCAGAGCACGGAGAAAAAACTAAAATAACGTCATTATGTAATGATAAATTCTTAATAGGAGTAGGAGGATTTCAACATGGGGATTTTTCCGAAGAAGTTAAAGATGTATTTACAAAGTCATTTTCAATAAGTGAAAAAATTTTGGAAACGCAACAGGTAGTTTGTAGACTTATAAGTTTTTGCAATTCAATCTAA
- a CDS encoding DUF371 domain-containing protein — protein MISYDSFTIYGHHNVLALHETTLEFTKENFLTPRGDCIIGINSTKAIKDLDNKVKEILKNNGYGYVILKVGNYLDIIKGRGDEKLTFSNEIKMIIRKSTFISDSTLLIKADKSAKDINRDIINLLKQGNKGLVTVIASDIPLKDEEVLRIFVNFNPSI, from the coding sequence ATGATTAGTTACGATTCATTTACAATATATGGTCACCATAATGTTCTAGCTTTACATGAAACAACATTAGAATTTACAAAAGAGAATTTTCTAACGCCAAGAGGCGATTGTATAATTGGAATAAACTCAACTAAAGCTATAAAAGATCTTGATAATAAAGTGAAAGAAATTCTAAAAAATAATGGATATGGTTATGTAATATTAAAAGTAGGAAATTATTTAGACATAATAAAAGGTAGAGGGGATGAAAAACTCACATTTTCTAACGAAATTAAAATGATTATTAGGAAATCTACGTTTATCTCAGATTCAACTTTATTAATTAAAGCAGATAAGTCGGCTAAAGATATAAATAGGGACATAATTAATTTACTAAAACAAGGTAACAAAGGTTTAGTTACTGTTATCGCATCTGATATACCCCTTAAAGATGAAGAGGTCCTTAGAATATTCGTTAATTTTAACCCATCTATCTGA
- a CDS encoding cation transporter produces MIDLQKLRELSKLFLLSGILIVPLSIIEFYYGEYYNSSILIVDSFHGFIDATSAILFSILLGVIYKRSSKFPWGLYNLESISVLFVSIFIVYLAINYITTALHNSISGGPTWLAILIYISSLISLLIYKIEKKYSWINLVKTDITHTKLDTFLEIFSGIGIIVNNYYLTITIIIGISAFVLFDTIRQFKEAIYSLIGFNYNSPIKERLKIMLESFGLNVKNIYIRKIGSFYSLYVIIGLEPKTTLAEIYKLRKIVKRIAKTFDGVVNVEVKVIPEKSKKVKTTNNINVQKTSIDNKSDEKIRSEYPTPIANIKNTSRDINETAVKH; encoded by the coding sequence TTGATAGATCTTCAAAAATTGAGAGAGTTATCAAAGTTATTTTTACTTTCAGGTATTTTGATAGTTCCCTTATCAATAATTGAGTTTTATTATGGAGAATATTATAACTCGTCTATCTTAATTGTGGATTCTTTTCATGGATTTATAGACGCTACGTCAGCAATACTATTTTCAATTTTATTAGGAGTAATTTATAAACGATCTAGCAAATTTCCTTGGGGATTATATAATTTGGAAAGTATTTCCGTTCTATTTGTAAGCATATTTATAGTGTATTTAGCTATAAATTATATAACAACAGCATTACATAATTCAATAAGTGGTGGACCTACTTGGTTAGCAATATTAATTTATATAAGTTCATTAATATCTCTACTAATCTATAAAATAGAAAAGAAATATTCGTGGATAAATTTAGTTAAGACTGATATTACACATACTAAATTAGATACATTTCTAGAAATATTTAGTGGAATAGGTATAATTGTGAACAATTATTATTTAACCATAACCATAATCATTGGAATTTCAGCCTTTGTATTATTTGACACTATAAGACAGTTCAAGGAAGCTATATATTCTCTAATCGGATTCAATTATAATTCACCAATAAAAGAAAGATTAAAAATAATGCTAGAAAGTTTTGGACTAAATGTTAAAAATATTTACATTAGAAAAATCGGTTCATTTTATTCCTTATACGTTATTATAGGATTGGAACCTAAAACTACGCTAGCAGAGATATATAAATTAAGAAAAATTGTAAAAAGAATAGCGAAAACATTTGATGGAGTAGTTAATGTAGAAGTTAAAGTAATACCAGAAAAAAGTAAAAAAGTAAAAACAACTAATAATATTAATGTACAAAAAACTAGCATTGACAATAAGTCTGATGAAAAAATTAGGTCCGAATATCCCACTCCTATCGCAAATATTAAAAACACCTCAAGAGACATTAATGAAACAGCTGTTAAGCATTAA
- a CDS encoding ribonuclease P protein component 4, translated as MVNKRQLKRRAIELIDLAIEEAKNGDLDLAKKYVKLARDYAKYGRFKLPLEYRRKYCRKCNVPLIPGKTLRVRIKSKILIRSCLECGWIRRYELRNKRCKTTTCNN; from the coding sequence ATGGTAAACAAGAGGCAACTTAAAAGAAGAGCTATAGAATTAATAGACTTAGCTATTGAAGAGGCAAAAAATGGAGACCTAGATCTTGCCAAAAAATATGTTAAACTTGCCAGAGATTATGCAAAATATGGTCGATTTAAATTACCTTTAGAGTATAGAAGAAAATATTGCAGAAAATGCAATGTTCCTCTTATTCCAGGCAAAACTCTTAGAGTAAGAATTAAATCAAAGATTTTAATTAGAAGTTGCTTAGAATGTGGGTGGATAAGAAGATATGAACTCAGAAATAAACGATGTAAAACAACAACATGCAACAATTAG